Proteins encoded within one genomic window of Solibaculum mannosilyticum:
- a CDS encoding sigma factor-like helix-turn-helix DNA-binding protein yields MEPKEYLKRYQTSNREIKALMDQRKQLWEMMTEFSVSAPKSPVKDDTPGSMRDMISSKITDMDQRIKSRIEALQTIKYEIEDTISHLPDRQREVLRLKYINGLTWEQIAIELNYSYRNVLYLHRKALQCIQKSA; encoded by the coding sequence ATGGAACCAAAAGAGTATTTAAAAAGATATCAAACTTCCAATCGCGAGATAAAGGCTCTCATGGATCAACGAAAACAATTGTGGGAGATGATGACCGAATTTTCTGTATCCGCCCCAAAGTCTCCTGTTAAAGACGATACTCCTGGTTCAATGAGGGACATGATATCGTCTAAGATAACAGATATGGATCAGAGAATCAAGTCCAGAATCGAAGCTTTACAAACTATAAAATATGAGATCGAAGATACAATTTCTCATCTACCCGATCGTCAGCGAGAGGTTCTTAGGCTCAAGTACATCAACGGTCTGACCTGGGAACAGATCGCCATCGAGCTCAACTATAGCTACCGCAATGTTTTATATCTTCATCGCAAAGCTCTGCAATGCATTCAAAAGTCTGCATAG
- a CDS encoding phage tail tube protein, with protein MGRLLTMYGIEASIKTAAEEETWAPLDDGFDNVAEALNETVQQYYFLKDKGFARNHVTGMAPAFTLTGRRVIGDPAQDFIFAAKYKLDSNRQTQFKLTYLDSSNKAVTLTCDVTLCNIQEWSGAATDDSAISVEIRFDGAPEVSTSPTV; from the coding sequence ATGGGCAGATTGCTCACTATGTATGGCATTGAAGCCAGCATTAAAACCGCAGCGGAAGAGGAAACTTGGGCTCCTCTCGACGACGGCTTTGACAACGTCGCTGAGGCCCTGAATGAAACTGTCCAGCAGTACTATTTCCTCAAGGACAAGGGCTTTGCGAGAAACCACGTTACCGGTATGGCTCCGGCTTTTACCCTGACCGGCCGCCGTGTGATCGGAGATCCTGCACAGGATTTCATCTTTGCCGCCAAGTACAAACTGGATTCCAACCGTCAGACCCAGTTTAAATTGACCTATCTGGACAGCTCCAATAAAGCCGTCACCCTCACCTGTGACGTCACTCTCTGCAACATCCAGGAATGGTCCGGTGCCGCTACCGATGACAGCGCCATTTCGGTAGAAATCCGTTTTGACGGTGCTCCTGAAGTTTCCACTTCTCCCACCGTTTAA
- a CDS encoding phage tail tape measure protein, producing the protein MADEANRIPYRIEIDNSSLNRSLDDVEKQINKRVNQVEKNVKETAKSVLSEISSISQESSNEMNRIGDSVNHLNTYMDDIQTDSILVIQSSSEEASEKVDELGDSAEETGGKFEGLKKAGKLVGSAFSTIASAAVDVGSKAISSATDLDKAMNQFAASTGIGEESIGAYEETLKSIYANNYGESFEDIASSMESVLQHMDGLDNADLQTITESALTLRDVFEYDVGESASAASAMMNEFGISGEQAYDLITRGAQNGLDSSGEMLGLISESSGQFAQVGLSADDMFQIIQNGANAGVTDLSKVGDAVGQLAQNAVNGSESTRAGFEAIGLNADEMSAKFAAGGEAAKEAFLETNEALASIDDPLAQSQAGIALYGDMWGDLGPDVITQLSDITDATYDAQGAMSELQETKYDDLDSMFDGLSRSVDVLLIPLGEKLIPLLKDVIDAVMPAIQNSLGPIVEQVASFIDTLTPLITEVLPQFISIGETLTEPLMAGFEAAMPAIEKVVEVFAELAGTVLPILAELFAQLMEPLGNLVTAIIEPLGDLLLGIIDPLMEVIEAIMPPLIDFINQLIPIFSEVVEAIFPSLVEIFSLIAEPLADLIDQILPMILDFILQLLPPIADLVEQIMPVLVEVFETLIPPLMDLISAILPPLLELFSALIDPLMEILNAIMPPLIEIIQALLPPIQSIIEALTPLIELFINLMIQAIEPIMPIIQTLIELFTNNLSGAISNITSVLTPVIDAFKNLIDFIQNIFTGNWEGAWEAVQNIFGNVWEAIKNLFKTPVNWIIDGINGFLSGINSIKIPDWVPLVGGASFNIPLIPRLQKGEDFVMGNWQPAFLDYGERVLTRAQNIRFTALGGLEGMEAALFGDLSVGHSMPIVVQSSTPVYLDGKLISAAVTRHQFDAVKVRRFK; encoded by the coding sequence TTGGCAGATGAAGCAAATAGAATCCCTTATAGAATCGAGATTGACAACAGCAGCTTGAATCGGAGTCTCGATGACGTAGAAAAACAAATTAACAAAAGGGTAAATCAGGTCGAAAAAAACGTCAAAGAGACGGCAAAATCCGTGCTTTCTGAAATCAGCAGCATCTCCCAGGAAAGCTCGAATGAAATGAATCGCATTGGGGACTCGGTCAATCATCTGAACACGTACATGGACGATATCCAAACCGATTCTATTCTAGTGATCCAATCGTCCAGTGAAGAGGCCTCTGAAAAGGTGGACGAATTGGGAGACAGCGCCGAGGAAACCGGCGGTAAATTTGAAGGGCTCAAAAAGGCTGGGAAACTCGTAGGCAGCGCTTTTTCAACCATTGCATCGGCCGCTGTCGATGTCGGTTCAAAGGCCATCTCCAGTGCCACTGATTTGGACAAGGCTATGAACCAGTTTGCCGCATCCACAGGCATCGGCGAGGAATCCATCGGCGCGTACGAAGAGACTCTTAAGTCCATCTACGCCAACAACTACGGTGAATCCTTTGAGGATATCGCCAGTTCCATGGAGTCGGTATTGCAGCATATGGACGGGCTGGACAATGCGGATCTCCAAACCATAACCGAATCGGCGCTCACTTTACGAGACGTGTTTGAATATGACGTCGGCGAATCGGCGAGTGCTGCTTCGGCTATGATGAACGAGTTCGGCATCTCGGGTGAACAGGCCTATGATCTGATCACCCGGGGCGCTCAGAACGGATTGGATTCCTCCGGCGAGATGTTGGGACTGATTTCAGAGTCCTCCGGCCAATTTGCACAGGTCGGTCTAAGTGCCGACGATATGTTTCAAATCATTCAAAACGGCGCCAATGCAGGAGTAACTGATCTCAGCAAGGTGGGAGACGCCGTAGGACAATTGGCTCAGAATGCGGTGAACGGATCGGAATCTACTAGAGCTGGATTTGAAGCCATCGGTTTAAATGCCGATGAAATGTCCGCTAAGTTCGCCGCCGGTGGAGAAGCCGCCAAAGAAGCCTTTCTTGAGACAAATGAAGCCTTGGCAAGTATAGACGATCCTTTGGCTCAGAGTCAGGCCGGCATCGCTCTCTACGGCGATATGTGGGGGGATCTCGGCCCTGATGTGATCACTCAGCTTTCAGACATCACAGATGCGACCTATGACGCCCAGGGTGCTATGAGTGAACTCCAAGAGACCAAGTACGATGACCTTGATTCTATGTTTGATGGTCTCAGCCGCTCTGTGGATGTCCTTCTCATTCCTCTGGGTGAAAAGTTGATTCCTTTGCTAAAGGACGTCATCGATGCGGTCATGCCCGCTATCCAGAACTCTTTGGGTCCAATTGTCGAGCAAGTGGCCTCCTTTATCGACACCCTCACCCCTTTGATCACCGAAGTACTGCCCCAGTTTATCTCCATTGGAGAAACCTTGACAGAGCCTTTGATGGCTGGATTTGAAGCGGCTATGCCGGCCATCGAAAAGGTGGTGGAAGTATTCGCCGAACTGGCCGGGACAGTCCTTCCAATCCTGGCGGAACTGTTCGCCCAATTGATGGAGCCGTTGGGTAATCTGGTGACGGCCATCATCGAGCCGTTAGGTGATTTATTATTAGGCATCATCGACCCTTTGATGGAAGTCATCGAAGCTATTATGCCGCCTCTCATTGACTTTATCAATCAGCTTATCCCGATTTTTTCTGAAGTCGTAGAGGCTATCTTCCCATCTCTGGTGGAGATTTTCAGTCTCATCGCAGAGCCCTTGGCGGATCTGATCGATCAGATCTTACCTATGATTTTGGATTTTATCCTCCAGCTGCTCCCCCCTATCGCCGATCTGGTGGAACAAATCATGCCGGTGCTGGTGGAGGTCTTTGAAACGCTTATTCCTCCACTAATGGATTTGATCAGCGCTATCCTCCCCCCTTTGCTGGAGCTCTTTTCCGCTTTGATCGACCCTTTGATGGAAATTTTAAACGCCATCATGCCCCCTCTGATCGAAATCATTCAAGCATTGCTCCCTCCCATCCAGTCTATTATCGAAGCGCTTACTCCTCTAATCGAACTGTTCATCAATCTGATGATCCAGGCCATCGAACCGATTATGCCTATTATACAGACATTAATCGAGTTATTTACAAACAATCTTTCCGGCGCTATTAGTAACATTACATCGGTATTAACCCCTGTGATCGACGCTTTCAAAAATCTGATCGATTTCATTCAAAATATCTTTACCGGCAATTGGGAAGGCGCATGGGAAGCCGTACAAAATATTTTCGGCAACGTCTGGGAAGCCATTAAAAATCTATTCAAGACGCCGGTCAACTGGATCATTGATGGCATCAATGGTTTTCTCAGCGGCATTAACAGCATCAAGATTCCCGATTGGGTACCTTTGGTCGGCGGTGCCAGCTTCAACATCCCTTTGATCCCCAGACTCCAGAAGGGCGAAGATTTCGTCATGGGCAACTGGCAACCAGCCTTTCTTGACTACGGAGAACGTGTATTAACACGGGCTCAAAATATCAGATTCACTGCATTAGGTGGCCTGGAAGGAATGGAAGCTGCATTGTTTGGCGATTTGTCGGTAGGACATTCTATGCCCATTGTTGTCCAATCGTCTACCCCGGTTTATTTGGACGGCAAACTGATCTCTGCTGCTGTCACCCGTCATCAATTTGACGCCGTGAAAGTGAGGCGGTTCAAATGA
- a CDS encoding Gp15 family bacteriophage protein, whose protein sequence is MISPLYLPLPTSISYRGRRYRLRPSFDRVLEVFDVYGKTDWDDEQKLQYVLWLLAPGAKRLSLEDKAKLLEQLYQLLLDTHNKIPSGSKSIDFLQDAPYIYAGFRQAYGIDLYDVQGTLHWIKFLSLFRALPEDTRIMEIVDIRTRPLPKPNKHNGEEIRALLKAKEAYKLTITQAERDAQLIKGLRSMASVLEGMAHG, encoded by the coding sequence ATGATCTCCCCTCTGTATCTCCCTCTCCCTACTTCGATCTCCTACCGGGGCCGACGGTATCGGTTGCGACCTTCTTTTGATCGCGTCTTGGAAGTATTCGATGTGTATGGAAAAACAGATTGGGATGACGAACAGAAATTGCAATACGTCCTTTGGCTGCTGGCGCCTGGCGCTAAAAGATTGTCGTTGGAGGATAAGGCTAAGCTGTTGGAGCAATTGTATCAACTGCTGTTGGACACTCACAATAAAATACCCAGTGGTTCCAAATCAATCGATTTCTTGCAGGATGCTCCCTACATCTACGCCGGTTTTCGTCAAGCCTATGGAATCGATTTATACGACGTCCAAGGAACACTCCATTGGATCAAGTTTTTGTCCCTCTTCCGAGCCCTGCCGGAGGATACCCGTATTATGGAAATTGTGGATATCCGTACCCGGCCCCTCCCCAAGCCGAACAAGCACAATGGAGAAGAAATCCGAGCGCTACTTAAGGCCAAAGAGGCGTATAAATTGACCATCACACAAGCCGAAAGGGATGCACAGCTCATCAAAGGTCTGCGCAGTATGGCGTCGGTTTTGGAGGGTATGGCTCATGGATAA